From the Rhodanobacter soli genome, one window contains:
- the tkt gene encoding transketolase gives MSHNLDQQCIDLLRFLSVDMVQKANSGHPGLPLGAAPMAYALWTRQLKHNPANPHWPDRDRFVLSAGHGSALLYSLLFATGYDLTLDDLQHFRQWGSRAPGHPEYGHTPGVEITTGPLGQGLANAVGMAIGEAHLAARYNRDGHSVIDHRTWAIVSDGDLMEGVASEAASLAGHLKLGKLICLYDDNYVTLAGGTDITFSEDRAKRFEAYGWQTIQVADGNDLAAIDAALLEARADTTRPTLILVRTHIGYGSPEQDTFKAHGSPLGVEDVRKTKEKLGWPVKPDFLLPPPALAHFREALDRGVEAERAWNSRMDVYTKAFPELATELQGRLEGELPAGWDADIPVFPADAKGLATRVAGGKVMNAIAPKLPALGGGSADLDPSTHTALKDLGDFNPPLAPGEDNQGSDGGGWSHAGRNLHFGVREHAMGAIVNGLAVHGGFAPYGSTFLIFSDYMRPAIRLAALMGIHVVHVFTHDSVALGEDGPTHQPIEQLASLRAIPNLTVIRPADANETAVAWKVALETKKRPVLLALTRQNVPTLDRRRYASADGLRRGAYVLSDAPDGKPALILIASGSEVGLIVEAAEKLQADGIAVRCVSMPSWELFDAQPQAYRDQVLPPDVPARLAVELGVPQGWDRYIGAHGDMLGIDHFGASAPADVLLREFGFTVANVVARAQALLAG, from the coding sequence ATGTCCCACAACCTCGACCAGCAATGCATCGACCTGCTGCGCTTCCTGTCGGTGGACATGGTGCAGAAGGCCAACAGCGGCCACCCCGGCCTGCCGCTGGGCGCCGCGCCGATGGCCTACGCGCTGTGGACGCGGCAGCTGAAGCACAACCCCGCCAATCCGCACTGGCCCGACCGCGACCGCTTCGTGCTCTCCGCCGGCCACGGCTCGGCGCTGCTGTACAGTCTGCTGTTCGCCACCGGCTACGACCTCACGCTGGACGACCTCCAGCACTTCCGCCAGTGGGGCAGCAGGGCACCCGGGCATCCCGAGTACGGCCACACGCCAGGCGTCGAGATCACCACCGGCCCGCTGGGCCAAGGCCTGGCGAACGCGGTGGGCATGGCGATCGGCGAGGCGCACCTGGCCGCGCGCTACAACCGCGACGGCCACAGCGTGATCGACCACCGCACCTGGGCCATCGTCAGCGACGGCGACCTGATGGAAGGCGTGGCCAGCGAGGCGGCCTCGCTGGCCGGGCACCTCAAGCTAGGCAAGCTGATCTGCCTGTACGACGACAACTACGTGACGCTGGCCGGCGGCACCGACATCACCTTCTCGGAGGACCGCGCGAAGCGCTTCGAGGCCTACGGCTGGCAGACCATCCAGGTGGCCGACGGCAACGACCTGGCGGCGATCGACGCCGCGCTGCTGGAGGCGCGCGCCGACACTACCCGGCCCACGCTGATCCTGGTGCGCACGCATATCGGCTACGGCTCGCCCGAACAGGACACGTTCAAGGCGCACGGCTCGCCGCTGGGCGTCGAGGACGTCAGGAAGACGAAGGAGAAGCTGGGCTGGCCGGTCAAACCCGACTTCCTGCTGCCGCCGCCGGCGCTGGCGCATTTCCGCGAGGCACTGGATCGCGGCGTGGAGGCCGAGCGCGCCTGGAACAGCCGCATGGACGTCTATACCAAGGCCTTCCCCGAGCTGGCAACCGAGTTGCAAGGCCGCCTGGAAGGCGAACTGCCGGCGGGCTGGGACGCGGACATCCCGGTGTTTCCCGCCGACGCCAAGGGCCTCGCCACCCGCGTCGCCGGCGGCAAGGTAATGAATGCGATCGCACCGAAGCTGCCCGCGCTGGGCGGCGGCTCGGCCGACCTCGACCCGTCCACCCACACCGCACTGAAGGACCTGGGCGACTTCAATCCGCCGCTGGCGCCGGGCGAAGACAACCAGGGTTCGGACGGCGGCGGCTGGAGCCACGCCGGGCGCAACCTGCACTTCGGCGTGCGCGAGCATGCGATGGGCGCGATCGTGAACGGGCTGGCCGTGCACGGCGGTTTCGCGCCGTACGGTTCGACCTTCCTGATCTTCTCCGACTACATGCGCCCGGCGATCCGCCTGGCCGCGCTGATGGGCATCCACGTGGTGCACGTGTTCACCCACGACAGCGTGGCGCTGGGCGAAGATGGCCCCACCCACCAGCCGATCGAACAGCTGGCCAGCCTGCGTGCGATCCCCAACCTCACCGTGATCCGCCCCGCCGACGCGAACGAGACCGCGGTGGCGTGGAAGGTGGCGCTGGAAACGAAGAAACGGCCCGTGCTGCTGGCATTGACCCGACAGAACGTGCCCACGCTGGACCGCCGCCGCTACGCCAGCGCCGACGGCCTGCGTCGGGGCGCATACGTGCTCAGCGACGCGCCGGACGGCAAGCCCGCGTTGATCCTCATCGCCAGCGGTTCCGAAGTCGGCCTGATCGTCGAAGCCGCCGAAAAACTGCAGGCCGACGGCATCGCCGTGCGCTGCGTGTCGATGCCGAGCTGGGAACTGTTCGACGCGCAGCCGCAGGCCTATCGCGATCAGGTGCTGCCGCCCGACGTGCCGGCACGGTTGGCGGTGGAGCTGGGCGTGCCGCAAGGCTGGGACCGCTATATCGGCGCGCACGGCGACATGCTCGGCATCGACCACTTCGGCGCCTCGGCGCCGGCCGACGTGCTGCTGCGCGAGTTCGGCTTCACGGTCGCCAACGTGGTGGCGCGGGCGCAGGCCTTGCTGGCTGGATGA
- the pgm gene encoding phosphoglucomutase (alpha-D-glucose-1,6-bisphosphate-dependent), translating into MSQQISPLAGKPAPSSILVDIPQLLAAYADLKPDPAVPAQRVAFGTSGHRGSSFERSFNEAHILAISQAICEYRRSKGIDGPLFIGADTHALSQPAFENALEVLAANGVEAMISSGGEYTPTPAVSHAILVHNKGRTNGLADGIVITPSHNPPDNGGFKYNPSNGGPADSDITKWVENRANALLEGGLKDVRRMPYAQARKAATTHEHDYLNNYVADLANIVDFDVIRSAGVHMGVDPLGGAGVHYWAPIADRYKLDLTVVSSVVDPQFAFMSVDWDGKIRMDPSSKYAMQRLIGLKGKYDVAFACDTDHDRHGVVTRSSGLMEPNHYLSVLIDYLFRHRPQWGANAAVGKTVVSTALIDRVAKRLGRRLYEVPVGFKWFAPGLFDGSLGFGCEESAGASLLRRDGTAWATDKDGLVPALLSAEMTAREGKDPGELYARLTGELGKPYASRVDAVATPAQKAKLTKLSPDQLQTHLLAGEKIEQVLDKAPGNGAAIGGIKAIAANGWFAARPSGTEAIYKIYAESFKSEEHLQALLKEAQGIVDAALA; encoded by the coding sequence ATGAGCCAGCAGATCAGTCCCCTCGCCGGCAAGCCGGCACCGTCGTCGATCCTGGTCGACATCCCGCAACTGCTGGCCGCGTATGCGGACCTGAAACCCGATCCCGCGGTGCCGGCGCAGCGGGTGGCGTTCGGCACCTCCGGCCACCGCGGCAGCTCGTTCGAGCGCAGCTTCAACGAGGCGCACATCCTGGCGATCAGCCAGGCGATCTGCGAGTACCGCCGTTCGAAAGGCATCGACGGCCCGCTGTTCATCGGCGCCGATACCCACGCGCTGTCGCAGCCGGCGTTCGAGAACGCGCTGGAAGTGCTGGCTGCGAACGGCGTCGAGGCGATGATCTCCAGCGGCGGCGAATACACGCCGACACCGGCGGTGTCGCACGCGATCCTGGTCCACAACAAGGGGCGCACGAATGGCCTCGCCGACGGCATCGTGATCACGCCGTCGCACAACCCGCCGGACAACGGCGGCTTCAAGTACAACCCGAGCAACGGCGGCCCGGCCGACAGCGACATCACCAAGTGGGTGGAGAACCGCGCCAACGCCCTGCTCGAAGGCGGGCTGAAGGACGTGCGCCGGATGCCGTACGCGCAGGCGCGCAAGGCAGCCACGACGCACGAGCACGACTACCTCAACAACTACGTCGCCGACCTCGCCAACATCGTCGACTTCGACGTGATCCGCAGCGCCGGCGTGCACATGGGCGTCGACCCGCTGGGCGGCGCCGGCGTGCACTACTGGGCGCCGATCGCCGATCGCTACAAGCTCGACCTCACCGTGGTCAGTTCGGTGGTCGACCCGCAGTTCGCCTTCATGAGCGTGGACTGGGACGGCAAGATCCGCATGGACCCGTCGTCGAAGTATGCGATGCAGCGGCTGATCGGCTTGAAGGGCAAGTATGACGTCGCGTTCGCCTGCGACACCGACCACGATCGCCACGGCGTCGTCACCCGCAGCAGCGGACTGATGGAGCCGAACCACTACCTGTCCGTGCTGATCGACTACCTGTTCCGGCATCGCCCGCAATGGGGCGCGAATGCTGCGGTGGGCAAGACCGTGGTCAGCACCGCGCTGATCGACCGCGTGGCGAAACGGCTGGGACGCCGACTGTATGAAGTGCCGGTGGGCTTCAAGTGGTTCGCGCCCGGCCTGTTCGATGGCTCGCTCGGCTTCGGCTGCGAGGAAAGTGCCGGCGCCTCGCTACTGCGCCGCGACGGCACGGCCTGGGCCACCGACAAGGACGGCCTGGTGCCGGCGCTGCTGTCGGCTGAAATGACTGCACGCGAGGGCAAGGACCCGGGCGAGCTGTACGCACGGCTGACCGGCGAACTCGGCAAGCCGTACGCCAGCCGCGTCGATGCCGTCGCCACGCCGGCGCAGAAGGCGAAGCTGACCAAACTGTCGCCCGATCAACTGCAGACCCACCTCCTCGCCGGCGAGAAGATCGAACAAGTCCTCGACAAGGCACCCGGCAACGGCGCCGCGATCGGCGGCATCAAGGCGATCGCCGCCAACGGCTGGTTCGCCGCGCGGCCGTCCGGCACCGAGGCGATCTACAAGATCTACGCCGAAAGCTTCAAGAGCGAGGAACACCTGCAAGCGCTGCTGAAGGAAGCCCAGGGCATCGTCGACGCCGCGCTCGCCTGA
- the pgi gene encoding glucose-6-phosphate isomerase: MSEPRLTRLPSWQALQRHADAIGHKHLRELFAADPHRGEQLVAEEVGLYLDYSKQRVDADTLRLLRELAEACRLPQRIAAMFNGERINTTENRAVLHVALRAPAGEKILVDGRDVVADVHDVLDRMAAFSDRVRSGAWLGHGGRRIRNVVSIGIGGSDLGPVMAYEALRDYSRRDMTFRFVSNVDGTDFAEAVRDLDAAETLFIVCSKTFTTLETLANAHAARAWCLAALGDESAVAKHFVAVSTNAGEVTKFGIDTANMFGFWDWVGGRYSMDSAIGLSTMLAIGPEHFRAMLAGFHAMDEHFRHAPLERNLPALMGLLGIWNSNFLDAATVAVLPYEQYLKRFPAYLQQLTMESNGKRVTLDGSAVDYATGPIYWGEPGTNGQHSFYQLIHQGTRIVPCDFIGFGQPLNPLGDQHDLLMANLIAQGEALAFGKTADEVRAAGTDAALAPHRTFPGNRPSSTLLAKKLTPHTLGTLIALYEHSVFVQGVIWDIDSFDQWGVELGKQLAKTTIAELTAPDEPALAHDSSTNTLIRRYRQLRDSQTTEGP, translated from the coding sequence ATGAGCGAACCGCGACTCACCCGCCTGCCGTCATGGCAGGCGCTGCAGCGTCATGCCGACGCGATCGGCCACAAGCACCTGCGCGAGCTGTTCGCCGCCGATCCGCACCGCGGCGAGCAGCTCGTGGCCGAAGAGGTCGGCCTGTACCTCGACTATTCCAAGCAGCGCGTCGACGCCGACACGCTGCGCCTGCTGCGCGAGCTGGCCGAGGCCTGCCGGCTGCCGCAGCGGATCGCGGCGATGTTCAACGGCGAGCGCATCAACACCACCGAGAACCGCGCCGTGCTGCACGTGGCGCTGCGCGCGCCGGCGGGCGAGAAGATCCTGGTCGACGGCCGCGACGTGGTGGCGGACGTGCACGACGTGCTCGACCGCATGGCCGCGTTTTCCGACCGCGTGCGCAGCGGCGCGTGGCTGGGCCACGGCGGCAGGCGCATCCGCAACGTGGTCAGCATCGGCATCGGCGGCTCCGACCTCGGCCCGGTGATGGCGTACGAGGCGCTGCGCGACTACAGCCGGCGCGACATGACGTTCCGCTTCGTCTCCAACGTGGACGGTACCGATTTCGCCGAAGCCGTGCGCGACCTCGACGCGGCCGAGACGCTGTTCATCGTCTGCTCGAAGACCTTCACCACGCTGGAGACGCTGGCCAACGCGCATGCCGCGCGCGCCTGGTGCCTCGCGGCGCTGGGCGACGAGTCGGCGGTGGCGAAGCACTTCGTGGCGGTATCCACCAACGCCGGCGAGGTGACGAAGTTCGGCATCGACACCGCCAACATGTTCGGCTTCTGGGACTGGGTGGGCGGGCGCTACTCGATGGATTCGGCGATCGGCCTGTCCACCATGCTGGCGATCGGCCCGGAGCATTTCCGCGCGATGCTGGCCGGCTTCCACGCGATGGACGAACACTTCCGCCACGCGCCGCTGGAACGCAACCTGCCGGCGCTGATGGGCCTGCTCGGCATCTGGAACAGCAACTTCCTCGACGCCGCCACGGTGGCGGTGCTGCCATACGAGCAGTATCTGAAACGCTTCCCGGCGTACCTGCAGCAGCTGACGATGGAGAGCAACGGCAAGCGCGTCACGCTGGACGGCAGCGCGGTCGACTATGCCACCGGGCCGATCTACTGGGGCGAGCCGGGCACCAACGGGCAGCACTCGTTCTACCAGCTGATCCACCAGGGCACGCGCATCGTGCCGTGCGACTTCATCGGTTTCGGCCAGCCGCTCAACCCGCTCGGCGACCAGCACGACCTGCTGATGGCGAACCTGATCGCCCAAGGCGAGGCGCTGGCGTTCGGCAAGACCGCCGACGAAGTGCGCGCCGCCGGCACCGATGCGGCGCTGGCCCCGCACCGCACGTTCCCCGGCAACCGTCCCAGTAGCACCCTCCTCGCCAAGAAGCTCACCCCGCACACGCTCGGCACGCTGATCGCGCTGTACGAGCACAGCGTGTTCGTGCAGGGCGTGATCTGGGACATCGACTCGTTCGACCAGTGGGGCGTGGAGCTGGGCAAGCAGCTGGCGAAGACCACCATCGCCGAGCTGACCGCGCCCGATGAGCCGGCGCTCGCGCACGACAGCTCCACCAACACCTTGATACGCCGCTATCGCCAGCTGCGCGACAGCCAGACAACGGAAGGTCCATGA